One segment of Leptospiraceae bacterium DNA contains the following:
- a CDS encoding bifunctional diguanylate cyclase/phosphodiesterase: MKSLEEDVRSLQIRRLLQLFWIVELMFGISILFSFEGQNLGEIIGKCLATLTLPSVYFLIKRNKIELASSILLWILTFSFTYFVWIDAGLRDTGLVAFSGILIFAAVLGSKINFLLILFYTLSFIGFMGYASISGWYFHFIRPINFSVVVDTILLYSAIGLSIWFLINDLTVLITKVINENIKVKNSNRIIEHMVNHDFLTNLPNRNLAKDNFEKAYENAKLHDEKIALVYLDLDNFYTINDSLGHIIGDELIRLVSDRLMEVIGSAGTLCRLGGDDFLIVLNSKLNLDIVSEKVIEIMDSMKKPFNLNSLEYVSTCSIGIAVSPDDDTNFESLLRKANLALDHAKSAAKNRFVFYNSEMNVNTQEQLSLLLQLRMAIQNNEFYLCYQPKVSFCDNSLEGFEALLRWKHAKRGIVSPLSFIPIAESFGLIVEIGEWVMQEACKQCKVWHELGYDKLTIAVNVSAIQFKRGNIEEVILNALKVSGLKPEFLEIEMTESILIDDSNILIDTLFQLRKLGIKFSIDDFGTGYSNLGYLKKFQVEVLKIDQSFIRVMNNSLQDEALVNAIIQMASSMGIKTVAEGVEENHTRIKLKDLNCDYGQGYYWSKPMLPPESIMYIKNQR, from the coding sequence TTGAAATCTTTGGAAGAGGATGTTCGCAGTTTACAGATTCGAAGACTATTGCAATTATTTTGGATTGTAGAGTTGATGTTTGGCATTTCCATACTGTTCAGTTTTGAGGGACAGAACTTAGGTGAAATTATAGGTAAATGCTTAGCAACCCTAACACTCCCCTCAGTTTATTTTCTAATTAAACGTAATAAAATTGAATTGGCTTCTTCTATTTTACTATGGATACTAACGTTTAGTTTTACCTATTTTGTTTGGATAGATGCTGGATTAAGAGATACTGGACTTGTTGCATTTTCCGGAATTCTTATTTTTGCTGCGGTTCTAGGTTCCAAAATTAACTTTTTGCTAATTTTATTTTATACTCTTTCCTTTATAGGATTTATGGGTTATGCTAGTATTTCTGGGTGGTATTTTCATTTCATTCGACCAATTAATTTTTCAGTCGTAGTCGATACAATACTACTCTACAGTGCTATTGGTCTTAGTATATGGTTTTTAATCAATGATTTGACTGTATTAATTACGAAAGTGATCAATGAGAATATAAAAGTTAAAAATTCAAATCGGATCATAGAACATATGGTAAATCATGACTTCCTCACGAACTTACCTAATCGAAATCTCGCAAAAGATAATTTTGAAAAAGCCTATGAGAATGCAAAACTGCACGATGAAAAGATAGCTTTAGTATATCTTGATCTGGATAATTTTTACACGATTAATGATTCTCTTGGTCATATTATTGGAGACGAATTAATTCGATTAGTCTCGGATCGATTGATGGAAGTGATTGGCAGCGCTGGAACACTTTGTAGATTGGGTGGCGATGATTTTTTAATTGTCTTAAATTCAAAATTGAATCTTGACATCGTATCAGAAAAAGTCATAGAAATAATGGATTCAATGAAAAAACCTTTTAACTTAAACTCATTAGAATACGTATCCACTTGTTCTATTGGCATTGCTGTTTCGCCTGACGATGACACTAATTTCGAGTCATTACTAAGAAAAGCAAATCTAGCTTTGGATCATGCGAAATCTGCGGCTAAGAATCGTTTTGTGTTCTATAACTCAGAAATGAATGTTAATACACAGGAACAATTAAGTCTTTTATTACAACTCAGGATGGCGATACAAAATAATGAATTCTATCTTTGTTACCAACCAAAAGTTTCTTTTTGTGACAATTCCTTAGAAGGATTTGAAGCATTACTTCGTTGGAAACATGCAAAGCGAGGCATAGTGTCTCCATTATCATTTATACCAATCGCTGAGAGTTTTGGATTGATTGTAGAAATTGGTGAATGGGTAATGCAAGAAGCCTGTAAGCAATGCAAAGTATGGCATGAGCTTGGATATGATAAATTAACGATAGCCGTGAATGTGTCAGCCATTCAATTTAAAAGAGGAAATATTGAAGAAGTTATTTTAAATGCGTTGAAAGTATCCGGACTAAAACCAGAATTTTTAGAGATCGAGATGACTGAATCAATATTAATTGATGACTCGAATATATTAATAGATACTCTTTTTCAATTAAGGAAATTGGGAATAAAATTTTCCATTGATGATTTCGGAACTGGATATTCCAATTTAGGCTATTTAAAAAAATTTCAAGTAGAAGTATTGAAAATCGATCAATCGTTTATTCGAGTCATGAACAATAGCCTTCAAGATGAAGCGTTAGTAAACGCAATCATTCAAATGGCTTCTAGTATGGGAATTAAAACTGTCGCAGAAGGAGTAGAAGAAAATCATACCAGAATAAAACTTAAAGATTTGAATTGTGACTATGGACAAGGATACTACTGGTCAAAACCAATGCTTCCACCAGAATCAATAATGTATATTAAAAATCAAAGATGA
- a CDS encoding GGDEF domain-containing protein yields MLTIQLDIRTIILLLASTNFIIIILALAYFKANTESFQSIKYFLFARCFQSLAWTLLFLQGHSPEILSINLANSLLLIGFAFDAFSFLKIMNQLSSQAYKYLLTLIFILVFLFNLITFVFNYPGIRVATFSLLSFLITIYPIVRLLFHVSNYSLLVRLILIINMIFLGSLVWRFIWGINNLNFDLFTSNNNQALTFFSAFSLTLFGSFGFLLLSKENTDNKLIELASKDSLTGILNRRSFLEQIPSKVALSQRLKKPLSILMLDLDYFKKINDRYGHSAGDKVLIDFAHNVQNSIRPYDLFCRMGGEEFAVLLSHISSDATTIVTERIHESLSESKVLYDINPDFNYTVSIGCICLIPNSESIDELINLADRALYLAKEEGRNQTHFLLRKID; encoded by the coding sequence TTGCTAACAATACAACTAGATATAAGAACAATTATTTTATTATTAGCTTCAACTAATTTTATTATAATCATTTTGGCACTTGCTTATTTCAAGGCGAATACAGAATCTTTTCAAAGTATTAAATACTTCCTATTTGCTCGTTGCTTCCAAAGTTTAGCATGGACATTATTATTTTTACAAGGGCATTCTCCGGAAATTCTTTCAATAAATCTAGCTAATTCATTGTTATTGATTGGTTTTGCATTTGATGCTTTTTCTTTCCTTAAAATAATGAATCAACTGTCTTCACAAGCATACAAGTATTTATTAACTCTCATTTTTATTTTAGTTTTCCTGTTTAATTTGATTACATTTGTCTTTAATTATCCTGGAATTCGAGTGGCAACTTTTTCTTTACTATCTTTTCTAATAACAATATATCCGATTGTTCGATTACTTTTTCATGTTTCCAATTACAGTTTACTTGTTCGATTGATTTTAATTATAAACATGATTTTTCTTGGATCATTGGTTTGGAGATTTATTTGGGGCATTAATAATCTAAATTTTGATTTATTTACTTCAAACAATAATCAGGCTTTGACTTTTTTCTCCGCCTTTAGCCTAACGCTTTTTGGTAGTTTTGGATTTTTACTTCTTTCAAAAGAAAATACTGATAATAAGTTAATCGAATTAGCATCCAAGGATTCCTTGACCGGGATTTTGAATAGACGCTCTTTTTTAGAGCAAATTCCATCTAAGGTCGCATTGAGTCAAAGACTAAAAAAACCTCTCTCTATTCTAATGTTAGATCTTGACTATTTTAAAAAAATCAATGATCGTTATGGACATTCAGCAGGAGACAAGGTTCTCATAGATTTCGCGCATAACGTTCAAAATTCTATTCGTCCATACGATCTTTTTTGTCGTATGGGTGGAGAAGAATTTGCTGTTTTACTTTCTCATATTTCTAGTGATGCTACGACTATTGTTACAGAAAGAATTCATGAATCACTTTCAGAGAGTAAAGTACTGTATGATATAAATCCTGATTTCAATTATACAGTAAGCATTGGTTGTATTTGCTTGATCCCTAACTCAGAATCAATCGACGAACTAATTAATCTTGCCGATAGGGCTCTTTATTTAGCCAAAGAAGAAGGTCGCAATCAGACTCATTTTTTACTTAGAAAAATTGATTAA
- a CDS encoding class I SAM-dependent methyltransferase: MSLDIPDHELKNNCPLDKNCDWCFLYTSTYNYYNLSIYKCNTCDLQTIYPKGKFDIKAMYNASYYSGAANYSYIDERKNEKYESFVWDARIRNIKKFKTEGNFLDVGSSFGGFLNRAKLFGFQPYGIEISEYSARYANDRGIPTFNGSVLEADFPDESFDVITLVEVIEHLENPDLVFQKLTKLLKPGGLLLIQTANFDGKQAKEEGPKYHYYLPGHLYYYSLTNLKKILNKNGIEKFSVYHGVDFPLYAKLLKSMGSFRSWKDYFKWLRISYYHLKSKFLKGSTSSMVLYAFK; this comes from the coding sequence ATGTCATTGGATATTCCAGACCACGAACTAAAAAATAACTGCCCATTAGATAAAAATTGTGACTGGTGTTTTTTATACACATCCACATATAACTATTATAATTTATCAATTTATAAATGTAATACTTGTGATTTACAGACTATTTATCCAAAAGGCAAATTTGATATTAAAGCAATGTACAATGCGAGTTATTATTCGGGAGCGGCTAATTACTCGTATATCGATGAAAGAAAGAATGAAAAATATGAAAGTTTTGTTTGGGATGCAAGGATTCGGAATATTAAAAAGTTTAAAACGGAAGGAAATTTTTTAGACGTAGGATCTTCCTTTGGAGGATTTTTAAATCGTGCAAAATTATTTGGATTTCAGCCTTATGGAATTGAAATTTCCGAGTATTCTGCTCGTTATGCAAATGATAGAGGGATTCCCACATTTAATGGTTCAGTTTTAGAAGCAGACTTTCCGGACGAATCTTTTGATGTAATCACGTTAGTTGAAGTTATAGAGCATTTAGAAAATCCGGATTTGGTTTTTCAAAAATTAACAAAACTCTTAAAGCCAGGTGGCCTATTGTTAATTCAAACTGCGAATTTTGATGGAAAACAAGCTAAAGAAGAAGGCCCGAAATATCATTATTATCTTCCAGGTCATCTTTATTATTATTCTTTAACCAACCTAAAAAAAATTCTAAATAAAAATGGCATAGAAAAGTTTTCAGTTTATCACGGTGTTGATTTCCCATTGTATGCAAAATTATTAAAATCAATGGGAAGTTTTAGAAGTTGGAAAGATTATTTTAAATGGTTAAGAATTTCGTATTATCATCTAAAGAGTAAATTTTTAAAGGGAAGTACTTCTAGTATGGTACTTTATGCTTTTAAGTGA
- a CDS encoding SpoIIE family protein phosphatase, which translates to MESKNAVLKQFDREYLNRGIQYIIKIRYGLSLVFLLAILTVFGKPEAIPNLIGTVIYFSLNLFLVFSLRKRNEIPKQWVYNVIYIDLLIITIFYYLSIITNAPDHSSRAVYESIFYCIYIFIAIYSGFLYSSKFVTIVGLISSIVYGISIPLAIQYGAPYILDDKIVITDRNTINLNTEIQKLLFLFAMIFCYNFVVRLLKSMQVDLKKMLLELEGKVIERTKELNETLKQVKKLKEHQDGDYFLNKLLIEPLAKNQSSSETVTIESLVKQKKTFQFRNKEHELGGDINISDNIKLEGKNYIVFLNGDAMGKSIQGAGGVLVLGTIFKSILQRSISMPIARNVYPERWLKNAFIEMHKAFESFDGSMLMSAVFGLIEEQTGTMYFINSEHPDIVLYRDGVVSFIENRILYRKLGTPVQQGNISVQIFSLKTNDIIFLGSDGRDDIIIGTDSHNNHIINDDEKLFLSYIESAEGDINKAYQILLKTGNLMDDLSLMKIRFLGMNADHEKLETKLNLFEDYKEKNQLNDCIEIGEEVINHYPHLTNFIYDLSLVYYEKGNFKKAIDLGERIRLRESNNIPNLIALIKSYRAAGKTKRATAILDACLKARPDDERLKNLK; encoded by the coding sequence ATGGAATCCAAAAATGCAGTTTTAAAACAATTTGATAGAGAATATCTAAATAGAGGTATTCAATATATAATAAAGATTCGATACGGATTGTCTCTTGTTTTTTTATTAGCCATTCTGACTGTATTTGGTAAGCCGGAAGCCATTCCAAATCTAATCGGAACAGTCATTTATTTTTCTTTAAATTTATTCTTAGTTTTCAGTCTCAGAAAGCGTAACGAAATTCCTAAACAATGGGTATACAATGTCATTTACATAGACCTCCTAATTATCACTATATTTTATTACCTATCGATAATTACTAATGCGCCTGATCATTCGAGTCGAGCAGTTTATGAAAGTATCTTCTATTGTATTTATATTTTTATAGCAATCTATTCTGGCTTTCTATATAGTTCAAAATTCGTAACAATAGTCGGCTTAATTAGCTCTATTGTTTATGGTATCAGCATTCCATTAGCTATTCAATATGGTGCACCTTATATTTTAGATGATAAGATTGTAATTACAGATAGGAATACAATTAATTTGAATACTGAAATCCAAAAATTACTATTTTTATTTGCTATGATTTTTTGTTATAATTTCGTTGTACGACTGTTGAAAAGTATGCAAGTAGATTTAAAAAAAATGCTTCTTGAATTGGAAGGTAAAGTAATAGAAAGAACAAAAGAATTAAATGAAACTCTTAAACAGGTTAAAAAGTTGAAGGAACATCAGGATGGTGATTATTTTTTAAATAAACTTTTGATTGAACCTCTCGCAAAAAACCAATCCTCAAGCGAAACTGTCACGATAGAATCTCTTGTAAAACAAAAGAAGACATTTCAATTTCGCAACAAAGAGCATGAACTAGGAGGAGATATAAATATTTCTGACAATATTAAGCTAGAAGGAAAGAATTATATTGTATTTCTAAATGGAGATGCGATGGGAAAATCAATTCAAGGAGCCGGCGGCGTACTCGTATTAGGCACAATATTCAAATCAATTCTACAGAGAAGTATCTCGATGCCGATTGCCCGAAATGTATATCCAGAGAGATGGTTAAAAAATGCATTTATAGAAATGCACAAAGCATTTGAAAGTTTTGATGGTTCAATGCTGATGTCAGCTGTCTTTGGTTTAATTGAGGAACAAACTGGCACTATGTATTTTATCAATTCGGAACATCCCGACATTGTTTTATACAGAGATGGAGTTGTTAGTTTTATAGAAAATCGAATTCTTTATAGAAAGCTTGGCACACCGGTTCAGCAAGGTAATATTTCAGTTCAGATATTTTCCCTAAAAACAAATGATATAATATTTTTGGGATCTGATGGGAGAGATGATATTATCATAGGGACAGATTCTCATAATAATCATATTATCAACGATGATGAGAAATTATTTTTATCTTACATCGAAAGCGCAGAAGGAGATATAAATAAAGCTTACCAAATCCTCTTAAAAACAGGGAATTTAATGGATGACCTTTCCTTGATGAAAATTCGTTTTCTAGGAATGAATGCAGACCATGAAAAATTGGAAACCAAACTTAATTTGTTCGAAGATTATAAAGAGAAAAATCAATTGAATGACTGTATTGAAATAGGGGAAGAGGTAATCAATCATTATCCGCATTTGACAAACTTTATCTATGACCTTTCTCTTGTGTATTATGAAAAGGGAAACTTCAAGAAAGCGATTGATCTAGGCGAAAGAATTCGATTAAGAGAGTCCAATAATATCCCAAACCTGATAGCTTTAATTAAATCCTATCGTGCGGCTGGTAAAACAAAAAGAGCAACAGCAATTTTAGATGCCTGCTTAAAAGCGAGACCGGATGATGAAAGATTAAAAAATTTAAAATAA
- a CDS encoding zinc-binding dehydrogenase gives MKAGVLYKNESHLKIEDVPVPDLGLNDVKINVKCCGICGSDIHMTIHKQVRLKHYPCILGHEASGVVIEIGELVTKFKKGDRVVISSGLGCGECKYCIAGKHNLCAKVEVLGYRMNGAFAEKVVIHERHVNLLPDKIPFDQGAILADAVSTPYHALKFVGKITPGDVVAVYGCGGLGIHAVILARVLGASKVIALDVDKGALENAGKYKADELVDLKQVKHSGKTLRELTDGVDLMLDFSGHYSNIEDCVRAMNPSGRMVIAGIGKNPLQVNFPFMLIDRSISIAGSLGCDSRAIPELIDLYMSGKLDLSTSISSHHPLEDVNDCLEDLYHRKGNPIRFIITPNGKI, from the coding sequence ATGAAAGCTGGCGTACTTTATAAAAATGAATCTCATTTAAAAATCGAAGATGTTCCTGTTCCAGATTTAGGATTAAACGATGTAAAAATTAATGTAAAATGTTGTGGAATTTGTGGTTCTGATATCCATATGACAATACATAAACAAGTCCGTTTAAAACACTATCCTTGTATTCTAGGACATGAAGCTTCCGGTGTTGTTATAGAAATAGGAGAACTAGTCACCAAATTTAAAAAAGGAGACAGGGTTGTTATTTCTTCTGGACTTGGTTGTGGAGAATGCAAATATTGTATCGCAGGCAAACATAACTTATGCGCAAAAGTTGAAGTTCTAGGCTACAGAATGAACGGGGCATTTGCTGAAAAAGTAGTAATTCACGAAAGGCATGTAAATCTATTGCCCGATAAAATCCCATTTGATCAAGGAGCTATATTAGCCGACGCTGTATCGACTCCCTACCATGCCCTCAAATTTGTAGGAAAAATTACGCCCGGAGATGTTGTCGCAGTTTACGGATGCGGAGGACTTGGGATACATGCCGTTATCCTCGCTCGTGTACTTGGCGCTAGTAAAGTAATTGCTTTAGACGTAGATAAAGGAGCACTAGAGAATGCAGGAAAATACAAAGCAGATGAGCTAGTTGATTTAAAGCAAGTAAAACACTCAGGAAAAACTTTACGAGAGTTAACTGATGGAGTTGATCTTATGTTAGATTTTTCCGGTCATTATTCGAATATAGAAGATTGTGTTCGTGCGATGAATCCTAGCGGAAGAATGGTGATAGCCGGAATTGGAAAAAATCCACTCCAAGTTAATTTTCCTTTTATGTTAATAGATAGAAGTATTTCGATTGCAGGCTCACTTGGCTGCGATTCACGGGCAATTCCCGAATTAATAGATCTATATATGAGTGGAAAACTTGACTTATCCACTTCGATTAGTTCGCACCACCCGTTAGAAGATGTAAATGATTGCCTAGAGGATTTATATCATAGAAAAGGAAATCCTATTCGTTTTATTATTACGCCAAACGGAAAAATATAA
- a CDS encoding pirin family protein codes for MNSNFIKSIKQMGFQWETLDPFLFCVHHEDFYPKGNEKMEPISSLEGRNIGQDFEGKDGWRMYHGEKIPGFPSHPHRGFETVTVVQSGYVDHSDSLGAVGRYSAGDVQWMTAGAGIQHAEMFPLMHEEKENTLELFQIWLNLPKSKKMVEPNFTMLWKEEIPKYEHKDENGKKTLVDIIAGKLGGIQAPSPPPNSWASDPKNSLAIWLIQMEAGAKWILPAVAKGINRMIYFYRGSSLLVEDTNIKPYQAVHLISDEDIRLETCEENVKILLLQSKPIQEPVVQYGPFVMNSREEIQETFNEFQKTQFGGWPWTNSEPVHSRDKKRFAKHANGNEEVPKS; via the coding sequence ATGAATTCTAATTTTATTAAATCAATCAAACAAATGGGATTTCAATGGGAAACATTGGATCCGTTTTTATTCTGTGTTCACCATGAAGATTTTTACCCAAAAGGGAATGAGAAAATGGAGCCGATTTCTTCTTTAGAAGGAAGAAATATAGGACAAGACTTTGAAGGAAAGGATGGATGGAGGATGTATCACGGAGAAAAAATTCCTGGATTTCCAAGTCATCCGCATAGAGGATTTGAAACCGTCACAGTTGTTCAATCAGGTTATGTTGATCACTCTGATTCTTTAGGTGCTGTTGGCAGATATTCAGCTGGAGATGTGCAGTGGATGACAGCAGGAGCTGGTATTCAACATGCAGAAATGTTTCCGCTAATGCATGAGGAAAAAGAAAATACACTAGAATTATTTCAAATTTGGCTTAATCTACCAAAGTCCAAAAAAATGGTAGAACCGAATTTTACAATGTTATGGAAAGAAGAAATTCCTAAGTATGAACACAAAGATGAAAACGGGAAAAAAACATTAGTGGATATCATCGCAGGGAAGTTAGGCGGAATACAAGCACCTTCACCCCCACCAAATTCATGGGCTTCCGATCCTAAAAATTCTTTAGCCATATGGCTTATACAAATGGAAGCGGGAGCTAAGTGGATATTACCTGCTGTTGCAAAAGGGATCAACCGCATGATTTATTTTTATAGAGGGTCATCTCTTTTAGTGGAGGATACTAATATTAAACCGTACCAAGCTGTACATTTAATTTCAGATGAGGATATTCGATTAGAAACTTGTGAAGAAAACGTTAAAATATTATTATTACAATCCAAACCCATTCAGGAGCCTGTCGTTCAGTACGGACCTTTTGTAATGAACTCGCGAGAAGAAATTCAAGAAACATTCAACGAATTTCAAAAAACTCAATTTGGAGGTTGGCCTTGGACTAATTCGGAGCCCGTTCATTCGCGTGATAAAAAAAGATTTGCAAAACATGCAAATGGTAATGAGGAAGTCCCCAAATCCTAG
- a CDS encoding class I SAM-dependent methyltransferase, with amino-acid sequence MQSLNKSNPEIWNNHYNKDKSLLVFPDENLVRILSRISASGSALDHGAGSGRHSILLKSFGYQVSACDYSSKSIDTIQKSIPDVETSIITSDQLPYKDNQFDLIVSWGVLHYNEPENVSIIIKEIKRILKPNGFFVGTVRSSLDTHLQIDKGIIGLKDLDGGKVKLYSLDELKFLLREFKNTEFGYMERTPIGKLEERICHWIFQTTN; translated from the coding sequence ATGCAAAGTTTGAATAAATCCAATCCAGAAATTTGGAACAATCATTATAACAAGGACAAATCTTTATTAGTTTTCCCAGATGAAAACTTAGTTCGTATTTTATCACGTATTTCTGCAAGTGGTTCTGCTCTCGACCATGGTGCCGGATCTGGAAGGCATAGTATTTTACTCAAGTCATTTGGATATCAAGTAAGTGCTTGTGATTATTCGTCCAAGTCAATTGATACAATTCAAAAATCCATTCCTGATGTAGAGACTTCTATCATTACATCTGACCAATTGCCATATAAGGATAATCAATTTGATTTAATAGTAAGTTGGGGAGTGTTGCATTACAACGAACCTGAAAATGTTTCCATAATCATAAAAGAAATTAAAAGAATTTTAAAGCCGAATGGATTTTTTGTAGGAACAGTACGATCTTCACTTGATACACATTTGCAAATTGATAAAGGAATAATCGGACTAAAAGATTTAGATGGCGGAAAAGTAAAATTATACTCTTTAGATGAATTAAAATTTTTATTACGAGAATTTAAAAATACTGAATTTGGATATATGGAAAGAACTCCAATAGGAAAATTAGAAGAGAGGATATGTCATTGGATATTCCAGACCACGAACTAA
- a CDS encoding YihY/virulence factor BrkB family protein, translating into MAQTVFEKMKVLTKLELIPETRGFKRAYILTLRIFFVSLHRFLADDCLTRASAIAYTNIVSLVPVLTVALALLTISSGVNEKQDKLFDSINSYLLKNEIRVDIAPYLETLKDIINSATQIGAIGFIVLIFSATAILRTIEAAFTKIWRISTPRPFFQKIIFYFFILAIGPLLGAIFTGMASRFADATRASHLYSITRSSDNYLWITGENGTIVKITETGKRLAKLKDFKIDFENMSCINLESKIEAYCDIPKLEKENFLKVRNRKNQLVTVSENGIILQSFDLGITWSLTEILSAEVIDFSIADEKNMFIVMKNGDIINYHSRNKYDKVFVNYLYSKDKVVATKIRFTDPKHGYFTDANGYFWKTYDGGLSFENSRVTKENLNLTDLAILDKDNYAVVGEKGGIFRTADGGKNWIDISHKKVSYTKIWYMQNEGKDELIVLNEIGGILYSNDLGAKWQLVYSPTDGKLHAMIPINPKFGFTAMNPEDDTISSEEETAKLKESQVIGDILAIGEFGKISIGDVKNGTLEWYTIAGGDNVFSIYSLIKTIIPLSAIWIFFLMLYMLIPHTRVPFGAAAIGAVITGVILLVFFWSFGIYIRSFATSTMVIYRALAAVPIFLLVVYSFSIIILFGAEITATLQYKDRYNSDRNPFDDGNRNAQFAFYNSIRYLVLVYSYQATNKTFINIDKIKKDLEITSIEFQILTENLIDEMLIARVESGLIAPCVMANDLNLYDVFEKVSKESYDLPTYAKKEGFVVKIAGNLKEINSFSKQNLSKIKFSELIG; encoded by the coding sequence ATGGCACAAACCGTTTTTGAAAAAATGAAAGTATTAACTAAGTTAGAGTTAATTCCCGAAACAAGGGGATTTAAAAGAGCGTATATTCTTACGTTGCGGATATTTTTTGTATCCCTTCATAGATTTTTAGCGGACGACTGTCTTACTCGTGCTTCAGCGATTGCCTACACAAATATTGTTTCCTTAGTACCTGTCCTCACAGTTGCACTTGCACTCTTAACAATAAGTTCTGGGGTAAATGAAAAGCAGGATAAATTATTTGATAGTATTAACTCCTATCTATTGAAAAATGAAATTCGAGTAGATATTGCACCTTATTTAGAAACTTTAAAAGATATTATTAATTCTGCTACTCAAATTGGTGCAATTGGTTTTATTGTATTAATTTTTTCAGCAACAGCAATTTTACGAACAATAGAAGCTGCTTTTACTAAGATATGGCGCATATCGACTCCGAGACCATTTTTTCAAAAAATTATTTTTTATTTTTTCATTTTAGCTATTGGACCGCTTTTAGGAGCTATTTTTACAGGTATGGCTTCTCGGTTTGCGGATGCTACACGTGCATCTCATTTGTATTCCATTACCCGCTCATCAGATAATTATTTGTGGATAACAGGAGAAAACGGAACAATTGTAAAAATTACTGAAACAGGTAAACGATTAGCTAAGTTGAAAGACTTTAAAATTGATTTCGAAAATATGAGCTGTATTAATTTAGAAAGTAAAATTGAGGCTTATTGCGATATTCCCAAATTAGAAAAAGAAAATTTTCTAAAAGTGCGTAATCGTAAAAATCAATTAGTAACTGTTTCCGAGAATGGAATTATTTTGCAATCTTTCGATCTGGGGATTACTTGGTCTTTAACTGAAATTTTGAGTGCAGAAGTAATTGATTTTTCCATTGCTGATGAGAAAAATATGTTTATTGTTATGAAAAATGGAGATATAATTAATTATCATTCTAGAAATAAATACGATAAAGTTTTTGTGAATTATCTTTATTCAAAAGATAAAGTAGTTGCAACTAAAATACGTTTTACTGATCCAAAACATGGATACTTTACTGATGCAAACGGTTATTTTTGGAAAACCTACGATGGGGGACTATCGTTCGAAAATTCACGAGTTACAAAAGAAAATCTTAATTTAACTGATTTGGCCATATTGGATAAGGATAATTATGCGGTAGTAGGTGAAAAAGGCGGAATCTTTAGAACTGCAGATGGTGGAAAAAATTGGATTGATATTTCGCATAAAAAAGTTTCCTATACTAAAATCTGGTACATGCAAAATGAAGGCAAAGATGAATTAATTGTTCTCAATGAAATAGGTGGCATATTATATTCGAACGATCTTGGCGCAAAATGGCAATTAGTTTATTCTCCAACTGATGGGAAATTGCATGCAATGATCCCTATCAATCCTAAGTTTGGTTTTACTGCTATGAATCCGGAAGATGATACTATTTCTTCAGAAGAAGAAACTGCTAAACTAAAAGAAAGTCAAGTAATTGGAGATATTCTTGCAATAGGGGAATTTGGAAAAATTTCCATTGGAGATGTTAAAAACGGTACTTTAGAATGGTACACTATAGCGGGTGGGGATAATGTTTTTTCCATATATTCTTTAATTAAAACTATTATTCCATTATCAGCGATTTGGATTTTTTTTCTTATGCTTTATATGTTGATTCCTCATACAAGAGTTCCGTTTGGAGCCGCCGCGATTGGAGCTGTTATTACAGGTGTAATTCTTTTGGTATTTTTTTGGTCTTTCGGAATTTATATTCGATCTTTTGCAACTTCTACGATGGTGATTTATAGAGCATTAGCCGCTGTTCCAATATTTTTATTGGTAGTGTATTCTTTCTCCATTATCATACTGTTTGGTGCTGAAATTACAGCTACGTTACAATATAAGGATAGATACAATAGTGATCGAAATCCTTTTGATGATGGAAATAGAAATGCTCAATTTGCTTTTTATAATAGTATAAGATATTTAGTACTAGTATATAGTTATCAGGCTACAAATAAAACATTTATCAATATAGATAAAATTAAAAAAGATTTAGAAATTACAAGTATAGAGTTTCAAATTCTGACAGAAAATCTTATAGATGAAATGCTGATTGCAAGAGTGGAATCTGGATTAATCGCACCATGTGTAATGGCTAATGATTTGAATTTATATGATGTTTTTGAAAAAGTTTCGAAAGAGTCTTACGATTTACCAACTTACGCAAAAAAAGAAGGATTTGTAGTTAAAATCGCAGGAAACTTAAAAGAGATAAATAGTTTTTCAAAACAAAATCTTTCCAAAATTAAATTTTCAGAATTAATTGGATAG